TTCCCCTCGTCGTGTCCTTAAAGCCCTTAGGCCGCAAACCCTAAACTCGCCGCCTCTCACAGTGCTTCCGTTTTCATTGCCAATATTCAGGGACGTTCTTTTAACTCTTTATATCTTttccctgaggacatggcatcctttaagtgtgggggagaaGGGGGGTTTGTCGTGTTTTGATGAGTGCATAATGTTGAATATTTTGGGCGATTGGTCTCCCAGCACTTAGAGAATGCTTGAAATTGAACTTGTCTATATTGATCTTTTGAAGTGATGGTTGTCGATGCGATCTTCGGGTTAGTGCTGATGGGTGGCTATTCTGGTTTTTCGTCTTATATATGTTTCTATAGGTGCAAATGATTTATGagttttttttgttgcaaagcGTTTGTAAGCAATTGAAACGAGATTTGTCTGGTAggtgctagagggagtgttgtcattgtgattgcctacgatcgtatctattTGTGTAAAGTTGTTTGAATTCCGAGATatttgacagctctgagtctctacTCCTCTAGAAAAtatatgagcatggaaaaccacgtgagaagactttggattacctccaaaaggcTGTATTTCACGAATCTTGGATTAACTGTCGAAATTAAAGAAAGAACTTCTAAACAGAACACAAAATTGTGAATAAGGAAATAGTTGTAAAAtgagatattgattataaaggtgatcacattagggaattcacttctagcggaaaACTATGTCTGATCGAATCTTTTGTCTTACTGTCGTTTTGCTTCTTCAACTCTAAGTGTTTGCATTATCTAGAAACATAtgttttttggaaaaaaaatctgGATTTggcttgttgaatgtttggttGGAAATTAGCATCGTGGAACCACCTttatatggattttgcttgaggacaagcaaaaggctaagtgtgtggggggggttgatttatgcctaattgttcttattagAAAAGTAAAAATACAACCAGTGCTGAATTTATGAGGGCGTCTATTAGAAATTAATATGTTGGGTCCCGTAGGGTTACTGAACTAGTGTATGGGGGGGAAGGGGGGATaaatacaccagtaggctatttttaaaacttAAAACTTCTTTTGTAAACTGATGTGAGTATCGAAACTGATACTGAAGTGAACAGTGTAAAGTAAGATCAGTTTAGAATGAGCGTAGACTAATACTGAGATTAGTTCAGTAGATTAACTTCAATGCGAGGAACTTGTCAACACACTGATAGTTCAAGTAGGGTTTCAGTCTAATCAATTTTAAACATTCAGAGaagtgttagaaatcttactaACTATCTGAAGATTTGTTAGTTAGACTGATCGATAACACTTGGAGCGGAAACAATTTTACGAAATAGCTTTAAGTGAATCACTTTGTAGGTTCttagggtttctcttttcaCATTAACAGCTTCAGTAAGAATAaaggtttgtgcacagataaggaaAAATTAAATTCTGTAAGCAATAagaacacaaagatttttatgtggttcggaaaaaaatttcctacgtccacggtctgtcgatcacactgacaaatcACGGGGCTTGTGCTTGTGgatgcacaacaaaccttgctTCTGAACTCAAGTTTCAgagccaacacactgggtttacattaatttttgtttttcttaacATTAACTAAGTGGGATATTGtgaggattttttttattgatgttctatataatcaaataagattACGTTTTCAACATTTTCTTTTGGCCGTAGAAAAAAATCCCAAATTTTACTACAAGCAATTATTAAGTTTATTATATCTACTTCATGATAAAGTTGGAATGATTGGAAATTAATTTAACTTACTCTAAACAATTCATAATTGCATGTTTATTCATGTAGTATTAAGTGAGACTTAATAAATTCGAGTTGTAATGAATTAAAACTTAtttaatgattaattatttattaattaatatttattcggTAGTTATTTTGTGATAGTATACTTTAATTAGTgtctataaataatttatacagaaataaatttattttaaaaatcaccAACATTGTACAAATagtttgaataaaaaaatatttgcattcaaaaaattatcatcaatttttttttgtattagttATTACTAATTTATTGTATTAGCTATTACTAATATATTAGCGTTTGTTAGTATATTAGTATATTAGttagtttattttttcaatttaaaagttataatattttcattataaaaatactaatatttattatttaaaaatgtttaaatatttatttttaaatactatGTAACCCATCTGAGAAAGTATTGTTTGTCAAGTGACCAGCGACGAGAGCCACTTGATGGTATCGCATAGCactatgcatataattgaaaaagaatatgcataaagataaatataaatagGGATGTCAATTGGGTCAATCCACAgcgtttcgggctagccctatcggttACATGTTATTCGAGCGTGGGCTAATAGGGTTTGAAGTTTTTTTTGGTTTAGAAATTACTAACCCTAGCCCTAAATGTTatggtttcgggctagcccatcggtcTAATCGgactcaaaaatttatttttaaaaaaatatttaataaatttccATTggtggtgttttttttttattattatacaacACTATATTTGTGTATGTTGTACTATCTTATAATATAATTGTATGATATGAAagtcttttatttttttctgtttCCATATTTGGTATTATGTAATgtaaattttgattttcatttacttactttgtattttattttatatcacttaaatatatatttaaaattacataatgctcttattatatatgataaatacgAATGAATAATCGGACCGTGCGGAGCACGGGAATAATACTTGTTGGGGTCCTGGAGGGTTGGCTGAACAGGTGTatagggggggggggaatacacataggctatttttcgcaaaacaaaacaaactaacCAAATTTTAGTTGGAAaatggttgtagactgatactgaaatgaCTTCAGTAATTTTGATATCTGTTGAGCAATgagctttaactgatatccacgtaaggcttcagtctagagtttgtaaaacagagtagagttattgaTCTCACTGATTATCAGTTGAATGATCAGCTAGACTAATAACTCTGCagcggaatttaaacttaatgcgAAAAGTCTTTAGAAAAGGTTTGTCACttataaaatccttagttacacttttcagttaatccagttcagttgaaaacaGATTTAGCACACATAaaggaataactgaaagcagataaagaacacaaggatttttacgtggttcggaaacaacATTCCTACtccacggccagatgattagtctgacaaacactctagGCTAATGCATATATATAGGTGCAAAGCAAACCTACCAACACCCTGgattggatttctcgctcactcttagcacgcttaGACACACTCGTGCCCTATCAGCGCTTCGCTAAGATCTCTGGAGTTCGAACCCTGGTCTGAACTCCCCCTTGGCTTGCTGGTGCCAAGGAAccaactcaaacactcttttcgctcggttgaaaaggggtttgaaCTTTTCCAACTAAGACTACTGAGAATAAGCTCTCAAGTAATCTGTTCTAGGCTTAAGATAAAACAAGAATTGCCTAGGtttctaagagagtttaggtaattagctagactgattttacacGTTTGAGTactctcttctttgattcaaagTTCTATAGCTCGCGaatttgacagagcttcagcgtatgtcttcgaatcggtgaagattgcaggcgttcctcaagctctatttataggcgaagtcttgaatagatccgttggagataTGGTATTCAGGATTTCTGCTGTTGTGAGAGGATGTCACTTCttgggctgaggtggcaatcttcaGATACTCCATGTAGTCAATATTTGAATTGTCTTATCCTCGGAGTATGGTGATTCTGCATCTTTACACGTAAAAGGAAGCTGTGGTACTTGCAATGACGATAATCAAATCTTCGGCATTTAATGCTGTTGtaattgagcatttaatgcggcgtGTCTGATACTCTTTACTTCAGTTTGATGGAGAAACTCGACTGGTACTTGATTTGAACTTTAGTTCGGCGATGACATGTAATGCTTGAGTATCTCTGACTGGTGACTAATGATTTTCAGTTAGGGTGCGTCCTTCGGTGATCTAGTACAATATGCTTCAGTTGTGCTGCCTTCAGTATTCAGTTGTTTGATCTTCAGTCTAAACTAGTGAGGACTAAAACATTTAAGTCCATAAGAGAAATATAAGAAAGACAAGTGGCATCATCATAACCCGGACAaggatatttcatttatttcccaataattttcccctttttgatgatgccaaaaccatacaatcAAACCTATCAAAAGCAAGCAAGATTCTAGCTAAGGTGAATGCCATTACCCCTTAAGTATAACCTATTAATTTGCACAAACTGAGTAAGCAACAGACAAGAGCTAGGCAATACAGAAATCATTTCATCATAATGACAGTTAAGGTATGAACAATGAGTAATTGTCAACAGATGAGAAAAGAAAGATCTTGATGTTCCTTGAGCAATTGATAAGATATCAGTTGCTGGAAAAACATGTATTGCTGGAGAATCAGAAGCAGTAATGGAATAAACAAATAGCATAAGTATTAGAAGCAAATATCAAATTTTGTTGCACACATtctacaaatttgaatttttctaAGGTTCAAATCATCTATCTAGCAAATCatttgaattttctttttttctcaataaaattttcatttcagcAGAAGCAAATatcaaaatcaacacaaataagtAACAGGGATTCCAGCCTTTCAAATCTTATCAGTGCGAGGTCTTTTGGAAGATCTTTCCCCAGCTCTCGTTGCTGATTTTCCtttcttctcttctttcttcttttcttccattttcttccGCTCTTCATTCGTCTCTCATCTCTTCTTCAACTCTTTCCCCTTTTGGCATCATCAATAAGAAAAGATTGTGTCTTCTGATGACCTTGGGGATTAGTTTCAGTTATACTTGTTTTCGGTTGACTGCTCTGATGCTGGAGCTTCTTCACTTGCGATTCAAGTATGAAGAATTTAGCTTTGAGATCGATTAGCTCAATTTCTTAAGTTTGAAGTCTCATTTCACTTGGATGGTCCACTGCATCAGTTGATTGTGTCTCGGTTGCAGGGGCTTCCTCTGTTCTTTGCTCAGTTCTCGTAGCATCAGTTGCTGGTGTAGATGGATGCACATCCTCCATGGTTTCCTTATTCTGAGGTACTTTGTTGATCAGGCCATGAGCAAGTAGATAGTGTTGAATGACCACCATATCATGGATGGCATCCCACAAGTTTGTGATGCCGAACTTTGAGAACACATTTGACTCAATGGAGTCCATTTCTTAGTCAGTCAAGAGAACATCGAGTTCTTAAAATTGAGGTATAGAAGATATATTGAACAATGTCTTGGTATGCATCTGGATGCTCTTCAGCTCTAAGGGCAGGAAGATAGACACTGAGGCTGTGTTGGGCAAGACTTAGGAAGTAGTTCCTAAGATTCGCAGGCTGAGACGATCTCGAAGATGATGGAGCATCAGGATTGACAAATGAAACATTTTGTGAAAAAGTTTCAGCGCAATGCTGAAAGAATCCCTTAAGAGGAGGGAATGATTCCTTTATCGGAGAAGCAGGATATTGAACTAGAGATTACTCTTCGGAGATGCGCTGTTGTACTACTGGGGATTGTGGTGATCGATGAGATGGTTTACCAGTTTGAACTGGAGATTTCTCAGGGCAATGTTTCGGTGAAACTTCAGTTGAAGGTGTGAAAGTGACTGGGTCGACTGAAGTGGTGGCAATTGGAGAAATTGGGACTGTTGAACTGCTTAAAGTTTGCCTGAGAGAGAGTCGCGaatttgacagagcttcagcaTATGTTTTCGAATCGATGATGATTGTAGGCAttcctcaagctctatttataggcaaagtcttgaatagatccgttggagagatggtcttcaggattactgccgttgtgagaggatgtcacttcttgggctgaggtggcaatcttcaGATACTCCATGTAGTAAATATTTGAATTGTCTTGTCCTTGGAGTATGGTGATTCTGCATCTTTACACGTAAAAGGATTCTCTGGTATTtgcaaggacgatcttcaaatctttGGCATTTAATGCTGTTGTACTTGAGCATTTGGCGTGTCTGATACTCTTTACTTCAGTCTGATGGAGAAACTCGATTGGTACTTGATTTGAACTTTAGTTCGGCGTTGACATGTAATGCTTGAGTATCTCTGACTGGTGACTGATGATTTTTAGTTAGGGTGCGTCCTTCGGTGATCCAGTACAATATGCTTCAATTGTGCtgccttcagtcttcagtcttcagttgtTTGATCTTCAATCTAAACTAGTGAGGACTAAAACATTTAAGTCCATAAGAGAAATATAAGAAATAGAAGCTCTCtaatagttttggtatcatcaaaaccagGACAaagatatttcatttatttcccAACAATACTAGTGTTTCTAAATTGTTacatttgttatttttattcataaggacaaatgtatatcttatgtttattaaaagttaaTATTCTTATAATAAGGGTTCAAGATTTAGTGTTTAGTTTTCAGGGTGGTTTAGggttttagaaaatatataacactttgtattgaatgaaggtaaatacttatattaatataagtatacatttgtgctaacaaatgtatactttagggaaaattgcacctaaatacacaaactttgccaaaaatccatactTGACGCAAAGTTAGGAtcttacattttaatacaccaactttcgttattgtccaaatttgatacgacttaattcttaaaaattcaaaaaataacccctttttgtgaataattatacaaagacccacttatgttataatttgggacatttaaaccaaaacaagatatttccttatgatgttttcttttaaaccattttaggcgcggatcaaagattaaaagaaaacatcataaggaaatatcttgttttggtttaaatgtcccaaataataacataagtgggtctttgtataattatttacaaaaaggggttggtttttgaatttttaagaattaagtcgggTCAAATTtagacaacaacgaaagttggtgtattaaaatgtaaaatcctaacttcgcgtcaaatactccctccgtccccaaaataagttcctctttggggacggcacgggttttaaggaaaagtggtaaagtgtattgatagtagagaaaaacatgttataattagtattgagagtggtgaaaaggtgaaaaagtgttataattagtattgggagtggtgaaaaagtgaaaagtaagaataaataaagcatTATTAGttgtggggtagttgtccaaaaatggaaagaaaaaaagaggaacttatttgggggacgtcccaaaaaggaaaaaaaggaacttatttcagggacggagggagtatgaatttttggcaaagtttgtgtattttcacgcaattatccctataTTTTATGCTTAATAAacgtaaatattcctattagggtttagggttcaaagtttagagtttagtgttcagggtttaatgtttaaaaaaatataatactttatattgaattaagttaaatatttatattaacataagtatacatgtGTGCGAACAAATGAATATCATATGCTTATTAAACGTAAATATTCTTATTAGAATTTACgatttagtgttcagggtttaggatttagaaaATAACAATACTTATATATAAAgcgtatattttatatttataaaaagtaactattgttttaataaaaaataattatgcatatgaagaaatgtaatattttaaaattattacttttttcacgaaaattgttatttttactcacgaaaagtaattatgcatatgaagaaaagtaattatagtcgtaagaaaaaataaccattaatttgaataaatataatattaaaaaaagcataaataaatgggaaaaatagaaaaaaaaagttaaaaaagtgttgaaaataaaaaaaattaaacaaaaaaagcacaaaacaaaaaattgaaaaaaaatgaaaaaatgaaaaagacaaaaaactgaaaaaagaaaaataagcaaaaaaggaaccaaaagaaaaagaaaaaaaacgatAAAGTGAAAAgaggaacaaaaaaaaaacaaaagaaaaaatgaaaaggacaaaaaattgaaataaaaatgaagcTAAAAAAAGGAACCAAAAAAACAAGGCAAAGGGATTCGGAACCCTCACCACTTGAAAGAAGGCACACAGTCATTACCAGTAAGCCAAAGAatacttttaattttatgtactGAAaccttttatataaatattcgatCCGGGTCTGGTTAGACCCAGCCGCATACCATGCGGTGACCCAATACCAACTCTTTGATACCCAATACCAACTCTTTGATAATTTATCTAAACAAGTAATTTAACTAGAACCAAATTTGAGCATGTGTGCACTTATCCTTCCCATTCTACGACTTGgaccacttttttttttgattaaaCGACTTTGACTTTTTGAGTAACGCTTGTTTCGtattcaagctgaatcactgaACATATTGTAAGATAATGTCAATCGGGcgactttgaaaaaaaaaagaatttatagTTAGGAGTAATTAATTTTTGGATGAATTAAAACACAATTTTCAtccaaatatcaaattttattttttggcaaGTACAACATCCCTGAACTTTTTTAGCAACGAAACGACGACGAAGTTTTATTGcataatagataaaataaacataaaagatggtgttgcaattataacatttgaaattcatttcaaaattacaaattcagATCAAATTTGTGgtattttcaataattaacCCAATATTTTGTTTACTCGTTAGGGAAAAAAAATCAGCAGCTTGCATTGGCTCTCAGTGATAAACATATTGTGCATGCTTCATCATgtaatttttatagtaaaaaaaaaaaagtgttactatgtactctctccgtcccacgaattttgacatgtatttcttttttgaccgtcccatgaatcttgatacatttccaaataaggtaataactattacattctctctcctactttatcatttttattatcttctctctcttactttatcactgttatactttattaactacacacttaaaacactaatctacaacttcttaattcccgtgccgaaactaaaacgtgtcaagattcgtgggacagagggagtatgtaCCAAAGTCAAACGATATATATCTTTCTTTCGCTCTCATCGCAAGTAATGGAGATAAGAACTTTGAATAAACGAAGgccataaaatatataatttcaaaGTGAATTTATGCGGCCTTTGATTAATCTAAATGCTGAATTTCCACGAACAATACTTCAAATCTGACGTTTCGAATTCAAACATTCGCATACTTTTCCTATAAGTAGATTAATGATGGAGTCTCATTTAAACACAAAATCATCGTCATCATTCAATCATGAAGAGTCCTAACATTTCCACACTCTCATTcattcttgttcttcttctcaTCTCTTTGTCCTCTCCCGCAGCTTCTGCTGCCTATAAGCACCGAGATTTTCTTGAATGTCTAACCCAACAATTCAAGAACTATTCTTCGATTTCAAGCAACGTTTACACCCCCACAAACACATCATACTCTTCCGTTCTTCGATTTTCCATCCAAAGTTTAAGATTCACCTCAGATTCTACTCCAAAACCGCTCGTAATTTTACAACCAGAGTACGAATCACAAATCCCACCCATCATCTGCTGCGCCAAATCGAGTGGCTTGCAGATCAGAACTCGAAGCGGCGGCCATGACTACGAGGGACTATCTTACGTCGCGCAAGTCCCGTTCGTCATCCTTGATTTGATCAATCTCAGTGAAATCAAAGTTGATGCCGCGGAGAAAACCGCATGGGTTGGATCCGGTTCAACAACCGGTTCTGTGTATTACAGAGTCGCAGAGAAAAGCCCGGTTTTAGGGTTTCCGGCCGGTTCTTGCACGACAATTGGTATAGGTGGGCATTTCAGCGGAGGCGGCTACGGAACGTTGATGCGAAAATATGGCCTGGCTGCAGACCAGGTGATCGATGCAAGAATAGTCGACGTTAACGGCAGAATTCTCGACAGAGAATCAATGGGCGAAGAGCTGTTCTGGGCGATCAGAGGCGGCGGAGGCGCCAGCTTCGGCGTGATCCTTGCATGGAAGGTGCAATTGGTGGATGTTCCAGAAAAAGTCACTGTTTTCAGCATTGGCCGAACTCTGGAGCAAAATGCTACTCAATTAGTTGAGAAATGGCAATCCATCGCCCCCAAACTCGACCACGATTTGTTTGTGAATGTCATCCTAGTCCCGGAAAATCTGAGTCCCGCCCAACAAGGAAGGAACAAGACGATTCGTGCTATATTCAATTCACTTTTCCTCGGCGGGATCGACAGATTGCTGCCGTTGATGCAAGAGAGCTTCCCTGAGTTAGGGTTAGTGAGAGAAGACTGCACCGAGATGAGCTGGATTCAATCCATCTTAAACTTCGCCGGCTTCCCCATAGATTCACCTGAAATGCTGTTGAACAGAACTCAACCCGCAGTGAGATACTTCAAAGCCAAATCCGATTATGTGCAGAAACCGATTCCTGCATCCGGGCTTCAAGGCGTGTGGAGGCTGATGTATGAGCCGGAAGCCGACCAGTCTTTGCTCATCTTCAGCCCTTACGGTGGAAGAATGGACGAAATCCCTGCTTCCGCCACTCCATTTCCTCACAGGGCAGGAAACCTTTACAAAATCCAGCATTTGGTGTATTGGGATGAAAGCGAGAATCAAGATTCGGACAGCTACATAAGTTGGATGAGAAGGCTCTACAGGTACTTGGCTCCTTATGTGTCGAGCTCGCCCAGAGCTGCATACCTCAATTACAGAGATCTCGACATTGGAGTCAATAACCCTTATGGAAAAACAATTTATGCACGAGCGAGCATTTGGGGCAAGAAATATTTCAAGAATAACTTTGATCGCCTTGTTCGTGTGAAAACTATGGTTGACCCACACAATTTCTTCAAGAATGAACAAAGCATTCCGCCATTGCGCTGAAAATCAAGACAAATGCTTGAGGATTGATTGTTATATATCTTTGCTTTAATTATGTATTGATAACCGTTTGATGTTAGTATTTTGTAAGAATGAAGATTTGTAAGGTTCCTGTAATGTTGTAGTGATATTATTGATTCGTAAGAGTAATATCTGTTTGAATGCGGTAGCATATATGTTCTTCCTTCTTGAAACTAGatttaaaaaagaaacaatagggccggatggccctattaatgattgaaacttaaattttgtccaccaaatgataaataacaatatttggccattttttatgCGTCTTACCTAATATATACCCCTTAATTAACCCAATGAATCTAATACCTTCGTTTGACCCGGATCCGGATTCATGGAGATTCAGGTTTCTCCAGGGATTAACCCATGCAGAGATCAGCACATACAcgtgatctctctctctctctctctatctcgcaTGCGATCCACCTCTCTCACCTCTATCTGCGCCCTATTGTTTCTGCGATGATGATGAATGAAGCCAATTCTCCACCTCTCTTGCTGTGATTCTCTATCTCGCCTGCGATCCACCTCTCTCACCTCTATCTGCGCCCTATTGTTTCTGCGATGATGATGAATGAAGCCAATTCTCCACCTCTCTCGTTGTGATTTTCCCCGACGAAGAGATTAGAGAGACGATTTATCCTCTCCTCCTCCTGCTCTCTCTCACCGCCCTCGACGTATCTGAATTCTCTCTTTGATTGTCCTCTCCGCATCTATCTCTCGCTCGCCGGCGCCGACGAAGAGACTAGAGAGACGATTATCCTCTcctcttcatcttcctcatctcTCACCACTTTCGACAAATCTGCAGTGATCCGGCGAGATTTGGTATGAGATTGttagttttttgtttgtttgatctGTTTCATCTTATATTCACATTATGATTTCTTCGAGTTCTTCTATTTctgtgatttttgtatttttgtacGAGATTTGGCACGTATATtatattgttgttgtttttgtatGTGTAGCTGTCAATggtaggcacttatggcactattagtgtcatacaATTGTGTTCTGATATCATGTAGCTGGGTGGTGCAGTCATTTggccattttaaacacttccccgtagggtgtatattatccaattagggtttagatgttccatttagggtttagatgtttcatttagggtttagattcgtTTGCTGTTATGTTTGTATTTTGGATATGGGTAGGCACTTATGgaactattagtgccataagtgcctaggcaaatctatttagggtttagattattcaattagggtttagatgttccatttagggtttagatgttccatttagggattTAGATTTGATTGCTGTTATGTCTGTATTTTGGATCTgcgtaggcacttatggcactattagtgccataagtgcctataTATGCAGATCCATTtacggtttagattatccatttagggtttagatgttccatttagagtttagattatccattcaAGGTtaagatgttccatttagggtttagattatccaattagggtttagatgttccatttagggtttagatgttccatttagggattTAGATTTGATTGCTGTTATGTCTGTATTTTGGATCTgcgtaggcacttatggcactattagtgccataagtgcctatgCAGATCCATTtacggtttagattatccaattagggtttagaattatagattatccaattagggtttagatgttccatt
The genomic region above belongs to Salvia miltiorrhiza cultivar Shanhuang (shh) chromosome 5, IMPLAD_Smil_shh, whole genome shotgun sequence and contains:
- the LOC131026381 gene encoding tetrahydroberberine oxidase-like, giving the protein MKSPNISTLSFILVLLLISLSSPAASAAYKHRDFLECLTQQFKNYSSISSNVYTPTNTSYSSVLRFSIQSLRFTSDSTPKPLVILQPEYESQIPPIICCAKSSGLQIRTRSGGHDYEGLSYVAQVPFVILDLINLSEIKVDAAEKTAWVGSGSTTGSVYYRVAEKSPVLGFPAGSCTTIGIGGHFSGGGYGTLMRKYGLAADQVIDARIVDVNGRILDRESMGEELFWAIRGGGGASFGVILAWKVQLVDVPEKVTVFSIGRTLEQNATQLVEKWQSIAPKLDHDLFVNVILVPENLSPAQQGRNKTIRAIFNSLFLGGIDRLLPLMQESFPELGLVREDCTEMSWIQSILNFAGFPIDSPEMLLNRTQPAVRYFKAKSDYVQKPIPASGLQGVWRLMYEPEADQSLLIFSPYGGRMDEIPASATPFPHRAGNLYKIQHLVYWDESENQDSDSYISWMRRLYRYLAPYVSSSPRAAYLNYRDLDIGVNNPYGKTIYARASIWGKKYFKNNFDRLVRVKTMVDPHNFFKNEQSIPPLR